The sequence GCCTCCTCGCGCTGCCCCTTCCCCGCCTGAGGGTGCTGGTCGCCGACGACAACTCCCCCGACGGCACCGGCGAGGTCGCGGACAAGCTCGCGATCGAGCATCCCGAGCGGATCGAGGTCGTGCACCGGCCCGGCAAGGAGGGCCTCGGTCGGGCGTACGTGGACGGGATCAGCCGGGCCCTCGACGGCGGAGCCGAGTACGTGGCCCAGATGGACGCGGACCTGTCCCACCCGCCGGAGGCGTTGCCGGGGATGCTCGGCGCCCTGCTGTCCACCCAGGCCGGTGTGGTGATCGGGTCACGATACGTGCCGGGCGGCGAGCTGGACGAGAACTGGCCGCTGTACCGCCGGGCGCTCAGCGGCTGGGCGAACCTCTACGTGCACACGCTGCTGCGGGTGCGGATCCGGGATCTGACCGCCGGCTTCAAGATCTGGCGGGCCGACGCGCTGCGGAACATCGGGCTGGAGCGGGTCCAGTCCAACGGCTACAGCTTCCAGGTCGAGATGCACTATCTCGCCACCAAGCTGGGGCACACCATCCTCGAGGTGCCGATCCGGTTCGAGGAGCGGCGCGACGGCGCCTCGAAGATGACCACCGCTACCAAGATCGAGAGCGCGCTGATGCCGTTCAGGCTCCGCACCCGACACCGCAACATCGAGCGCTGACCCACCCGCGGGGCGGCCGGTCAGCGGTAGACGGCCCGGTGCCCGGCGGCCACCGCCCGGTGGTACGCCCCGCCGGTGAGCGGCCGGTCGCGGGCCAGGGCGGCCCGGGCGGCGTTCGCGCCGGGGCACCGTGCACCCGCCGCCGGGATGCGCCGACGCGCTCGCCAGGAAGAGCCGGTCCACCGGTGTGTCGGCCCGACCCAGACCGGGAATCGGCCGCAGGAACAGCTGCTGGTAGGGCGCGGCGGTGCCGCCACCGAGAGCCCCGCCCACCAGGCTCGGGTTGGCCTGCTCCAGCTCGGCCGGGCCGGCCACGTGCCGGCCGACGACCAGTCCGCGGAACCCGGGCGCGGCGGACTCCAGCACCGCCTCCATCCGCTCGACGTGGGCGACGATGTCCTCCGCTCGCCAGTGCCGGCGAAACGGCAGGTGGGTGTACGACCAGAGGGACTCGGTGCCCGGCGGCGAGTGACTCGGGTCCGCCACCGACATCTGCCCCACCAGCAGGAACGGGTCGGTTGGCAGCTCGTCACGGGCCAAGGCGGCGGCGTAGCCGGTCAGCCCGCCGAGATCCGCGCCCAGGTGCACCGTGCCGGCACCGGCCAGCCGGCGGTTGGTCCAGGGCACCGGGGCGGCCAGTGCCCAGTCCACCTTCAGCGTCGAGCCGTCCCAGCGGAAGTGCTCCAGGTCCGCCACCATCCGGGGCGGCAACGCGTCCGCGCCGACCAGGTCCAGGTAGAGCGCGGGCGCGGGCACGTCGGCGAGCACGGCGCGGCGGGCCCGCCACAGGCCACCGCCGACGGTGCGTACGCCCATCGCCCGGCCCCGGGCCACCAGGATCCGCTCCACCGGGGCGCCGTAACGGATCCGGCCACCCCGCTCGGAGAGCCGGGCCACCAGCGCATCGGTGATCTTCTGGGCCCCGCCCGCCGGCACCGGCCAGCCGACCTGCTGACCGAGCATGGCCAGCAGCCAGCCGTATCCGCCGGAGCCGGCCTCCTCGGTGGACAGGTCGGTGTGCAGGGCGCAACCGGCCAGCAGCGCCGGCCCACCGGCGCCGGTGAACAGCTCCTCGCCGAGCCGGCGTACCGGCAGCACCAGGCGCCGGGCCAGCCGCAGCGTGCCCGCGACGCGCAGCCGGCGCAGCAGGTCCAGCCCACCGCGCACCGGCGGGAACGGTGTGGTGATCAGCTCCAGCATCGGATCGGCGACCTGCCGCCACTGTTCGTACGCGACCAGCCACCGGTCGCCGTCGCCGGGTGCGAACGTCTCCAGCGAGGCCGCGGTCGTCTCGGGGTTCCGGTTGAGCACGGCGGCCCGGTCGTCGGGGAACCGGTGGGCCAGCACGTCCGGGGCGTGCCGCCAGGCCAGGCCGTACCGCGGCAGGTCGAGCCCGCGCAGCACCGGCGAGGCGTAGCCGAGCGGGTAGAAGGAGCTGTAGAGGTCGCTGAGATAACCCGGTGCGGTCACCTCGGCGGAGCGCACCGCCCCGCCGGGGGCGCCGGTCGCCTCCAGCACCACCACGTCCCAGCCCGCGTCGGCCAGCAGGTTCGCGGCGACCAGGCCGTTGTGTCCCGCTCCGACGACCACGGCGTCGGCCCGCTCGGCACCAGCGGAGCCCGTCGAGGTCATCCGACGACGCTACCCGGGGGGCAACCGGGCAAAACGTTTGCCCGGCGCGGGTCGGGGCATCCTGCCCGCCATGTACACGGTTGCGCAGCTCATCGGTGGGGTCTGGGGCGCCGGCGGGGAGGCCGGCGAGCTGGTGGTGCACGATCCGGCCGACGGCAGGCGGGTGGCCGGCGCGCCGGTCGCCACGGCCGACGAGGTCGGCAAGGCGGTGGCGGCGGCGCGGGGGTGGCGGCCGACTGGGCGGCGACCGCCCCGGCGGAGCGGGCCGCCGCGCTGCACCGGGCCGCCGACGCGGTGGCCGAGGCCGCCGACGACCTGGCGCACGCGACCACCGCCGAGATGGGCAAGCCCTCGCCGACGCCCGTGGCGGCGTCGAGGCCGGTGTCGCCACCCTGCGGCAGTACGCCGAACTCGCGCCCGCCCGGGGCGGCCGTACCCTGCACGGCGACCCCGCCGCGATCGACTTCATGACACCGCAGCCACGCGGCGTGATCGCCGCCATCACCCCGTGGAACGACCCGGTCGCCGTGTCCTGCGGGCTGCTCGGCGCCGCCCTGGTCACCGGGAACGTGGTGCTGCACAAACCCAGTGAACGCACCCCGGCGACCGGCTGGTTGCTGGCCCGCGCGCTCGACACCGCCCTTCCGGCGGGGGTGCTGTCGCTGCTCACCGGCGGTCCCGCGACCGGTGCCGCCCTCGCCGCCGCCGAGGTGGACATGGTGGCGCACGTCGGGTCCACCGCCACCGGCCGGGCGATCGCCGCGGCCGCGGCCGGCACCGGCGCGAAGGTGTTGCTGGAGAACGGCGGCAGCGACCCGTTGATCGTCGACGCCGACGTCGACCCGGTCTGGGCCGCGACCCAGGCCGCCCTGGGTGCCTTCGCCAACGCCGGGCAGATCTGCGTCGCGGTGGAGCGGATCTACGCTCATCGCGACCTCGCGGAGGACTTCGTGGCAGCGCTGGTCGAGCGGGCCGCCGCGCTGCGCGTCGGCCCGGGACGCGAGCCGGACACCGAGCTCGGTCCGCTGGTCGACCGGCGACACCGCGACCAGGTTCACGGGCAGGTCACCGCGGCGGTGGCCGACGGGGCACGGATCCGTACCGGCGGGACGCTGCCCGACGGACCGGGCGCCTTCTACCCGGCCACCGTGCTGGAGGCCTGCCGGCACGACATGACGCTGGTCCGCGAGGAGACGTTCGGTCCGGTCGCCCCGGTGGTGGTGGTCGACTC is a genomic window of Micromonospora tarapacensis containing:
- a CDS encoding polyprenol monophosphomannose synthase, which encodes MIEPVQLPSPWRDVRLTVVVPTYNEAGNLPALVERLLALPLPRLRVLVADDNSPDGTGEVADKLAIEHPERIEVVHRPGKEGLGRAYVDGISRALDGGAEYVAQMDADLSHPPEALPGMLGALLSTQAGVVIGSRYVPGGELDENWPLYRRALSGWANLYVHTLLRVRIRDLTAGFKIWRADALRNIGLERVQSNGYSFQVEMHYLATKLGHTILEVPIRFEERRDGASKMTTATKIESALMPFRLRTRHRNIER